The following coding sequences lie in one Bacteroides helcogenes P 36-108 genomic window:
- a CDS encoding RNA polymerase sigma factor, producing the protein MNTYSFRKDLLAVQEELLRFAYKLTADREEANDLLQETSLKALDNEDKFQPDTNFRGWMYTIMRNIFINNYRKIVREQTFVDQTDNLYHLSMPQDSGFASTESAYDLKEMHHIVNSLPRDYKVPFSMHISGFKYREIAERLGLPLGTVKSRIFFTRQKLQEELRDFI; encoded by the coding sequence ATGAATACTTACAGTTTTAGAAAAGATTTACTTGCAGTACAAGAAGAACTGCTCCGCTTTGCATACAAGTTGACTGCCGACCGGGAAGAAGCGAATGATTTGTTGCAGGAAACCTCTCTGAAAGCATTGGACAACGAAGATAAATTTCAACCTGACACTAACTTCAGAGGATGGATGTACACTATAATGCGTAATATCTTTATCAATAATTATCGGAAAATAGTGCGTGAGCAGACATTTGTTGATCAGACTGACAACCTGTATCATTTAAGTATGCCGCAAGATTCCGGATTTGCAAGTACGGAAAGTGCCTATGACCTGAAAGAAATGCACCACATTGTAAACTCTTTGCCGCGTGACTATAAAGTTCCTTTCTCTATGCATATTTCAGGTTTTAAGTATCGGGAAATAGCAGAACGCCTCGGTTTGCCACTTGGAACAGTAAAGAGCCGCATATTCTTTACACGGCAGAAATTGCAGGAAGAGTTGAGGGATTTCATTTAA
- a CDS encoding M16 family metallopeptidase, translated as MKSFKLKPILLLAAFAISLPSFGQGLKAFKLKNGLSVYIWEDNTKSDVYGAVGVRTGAVNDPAEYTGLAHYLEHVMFKGTDKIGTLDWAAEEPIYKRIIAKYDEMADETDPIKKEVIGKEINELTIEAGKVSVSNEFSNLMESMGAKGLNAGTSYDYTIYYNSFPAFQINKWLEISSNRFINPVFRTFQSELETVYEEYNRGQDNPGRVQQQFLLSKAFEGHPYSRSVLGLPEHLKSPRLSKLIEYYNTWYTPENMVLILVGNVNARQISGRINAAFGRLPKKETPERKKYSDLDIKGRTQYNAKIGYYPSVYLVYKGVPAGHPDEKALEIAMDLLSNSSNTGTLNKLVIDGELTSGVSTPMTFREQGRNVINVIPLYDENQRRFESNKSAEKKALKAIQQIANGEFENWAVEAIKNNMCRDYDLQMEFNENRANELMNAFINETDLGKVLNYKDEIMAITNEDIKRVAKQYLSDNYLALYIEKGKNKEENKIKKPGYKPIEPPVGKQSLYAIQFKNMPIGQVDEKFIDFSDVQIKKLNDRSKMYYTKNPENNIFSLTLRYGVGEHELPKLGIAAELMNNAGIMGAYEPQQLKEEMSKLNATCSVNADDNYLYITMRGYEETLPQACQLLARQILMPKLDDKQLSRIKGSILGSRQQRKENVNLLANALTQYIRHQDKSNYINELTDKEVYELQISELTGDINRAANYEAEIFYCGTLPFDNAYEILSKNLPLVANERPSQSPQDTPLASVTENTIYFLPNSDAEQAQISFYLPMQKYDKQDDVLRNAFYQYFSGGFNGLVINEIREKRSMAYTAGAYIATPEVLGNQTYMIGSIGTQNDKANDAVDVFMELVNNMPKNAERIDNIKSYMRQEALSSHPDFRYKARVLKMYRQMGYEGDPAKENLPKIDALTFDDIVKFYEENIKGKPYAIGIMGNPKDIDLKRLEKYGKVVKVNERKLFNTKDTMF; from the coding sequence ATGAAATCATTCAAGTTAAAACCAATCCTTCTGTTGGCTGCCTTTGCCATTTCCCTCCCCTCTTTCGGGCAAGGACTAAAGGCTTTCAAATTGAAAAACGGTCTTTCCGTATATATATGGGAAGACAATACGAAATCAGACGTGTATGGCGCCGTTGGCGTGCGCACCGGAGCAGTAAACGATCCGGCCGAATACACCGGGCTTGCACACTATCTGGAGCATGTAATGTTTAAAGGTACAGACAAAATCGGTACGCTTGACTGGGCTGCCGAAGAGCCTATTTATAAGAGAATCATTGCCAAATATGATGAAATGGCCGATGAAACCGATCCGATAAAGAAAGAAGTCATCGGAAAAGAAATCAACGAACTGACCATTGAAGCCGGTAAAGTCAGCGTATCCAATGAATTTTCCAACCTGATGGAAAGTATGGGAGCCAAAGGATTGAATGCCGGAACAAGTTATGACTATACAATCTATTACAACTCATTTCCTGCCTTCCAAATCAACAAATGGCTGGAAATTTCTTCAAATCGCTTCATCAATCCTGTATTCCGCACTTTCCAATCCGAACTGGAAACCGTATATGAAGAATACAACCGTGGTCAGGACAATCCGGGCAGAGTACAACAACAATTTCTATTAAGCAAAGCATTCGAAGGACATCCGTATTCACGTTCCGTATTAGGACTGCCCGAACATTTGAAAAGCCCACGCTTGAGCAAGCTTATCGAATATTACAACACATGGTACACGCCAGAAAACATGGTACTGATTTTGGTCGGTAATGTCAATGCCCGGCAAATCAGCGGACGAATCAATGCCGCATTCGGACGTCTGCCCAAGAAAGAGACTCCCGAACGAAAAAAATACTCCGACTTAGACATTAAAGGACGTACGCAATATAATGCAAAAATAGGCTACTATCCCAGCGTATATTTGGTATATAAAGGTGTACCTGCCGGGCATCCGGACGAGAAAGCACTGGAAATAGCCATGGATTTGCTATCCAACAGCAGCAATACAGGCACTTTGAACAAGCTGGTTATTGACGGCGAGCTTACCAGCGGAGTATCCACCCCCATGACATTCAGAGAACAAGGCCGCAACGTCATCAATGTGATTCCTTTATACGATGAAAACCAACGCCGTTTCGAGTCAAACAAAAGTGCGGAAAAGAAAGCATTGAAAGCAATCCAGCAAATAGCCAACGGTGAATTCGAGAACTGGGCGGTAGAAGCCATCAAAAACAATATGTGCCGTGACTACGATCTGCAGATGGAATTCAATGAAAACAGAGCCAATGAATTGATGAATGCTTTTATCAATGAAACAGATTTAGGCAAGGTGCTAAACTATAAAGATGAGATCATGGCCATCACCAATGAAGACATCAAACGTGTAGCCAAGCAATATCTGTCTGACAACTACTTGGCGCTTTACATTGAAAAAGGCAAAAATAAAGAAGAAAACAAAATCAAAAAACCGGGCTATAAGCCTATTGAACCTCCTGTCGGTAAACAATCACTTTATGCCATACAGTTCAAAAATATGCCTATCGGGCAAGTGGATGAAAAGTTCATAGACTTCAGCGATGTACAAATCAAGAAACTGAATGACCGTTCGAAAATGTACTATACCAAGAATCCGGAAAATAACATATTCAGCCTGACTTTGAGATATGGTGTAGGAGAACACGAACTCCCCAAATTGGGCATTGCAGCAGAACTAATGAACAACGCCGGAATTATGGGTGCTTACGAGCCTCAACAATTAAAAGAGGAAATGAGCAAGCTCAATGCAACTTGTTCCGTGAATGCTGACGACAATTATCTCTATATCACCATGAGAGGTTATGAAGAAACACTGCCACAAGCCTGCCAACTCCTTGCCCGTCAGATATTGATGCCCAAACTGGACGACAAGCAATTGAGCCGTATCAAAGGATCTATACTGGGAAGTCGCCAACAACGTAAAGAAAACGTCAATTTACTGGCAAATGCCCTGACCCAATACATACGCCATCAGGATAAGTCAAACTATATTAACGAGCTGACTGACAAAGAAGTTTATGAACTACAAATCTCCGAACTGACGGGTGACATCAACCGCGCTGCTAATTATGAAGCAGAGATATTTTATTGCGGCACTTTACCATTCGACAATGCTTATGAAATATTAAGTAAAAATCTGCCATTAGTCGCCAATGAACGTCCCAGCCAATCTCCTCAAGACACTCCATTGGCATCAGTGACAGAAAATACAATCTACTTTTTACCGAACTCTGATGCAGAGCAAGCCCAAATTTCTTTCTACCTGCCTATGCAGAAATATGACAAGCAGGACGATGTTCTTCGTAATGCTTTCTATCAATACTTCTCAGGAGGATTCAATGGCTTGGTAATTAATGAGATCCGCGAAAAGCGTTCAATGGCCTACACAGCCGGAGCTTATATCGCAACCCCCGAAGTATTGGGAAACCAAACCTACATGATAGGAAGCATCGGCACGCAAAATGACAAAGCCAATGATGCCGTAGATGTATTTATGGAACTCGTCAATAATATGCCGAAAAATGCCGAACGCATAGACAATATAAAAAGCTATATGCGGCAGGAAGCTCTAAGCTCACACCCGGACTTTCGGTACAAAGCACGTGTCCTCAAGATGTACCGGCAAATGGGCTATGAGGGAGATCCGGCAAAAGAAAACCTTCCGAAAATAGACGCATTGACTTTTGATGATATCGTGAAGTTCTACGAAGAAAACATCAAGGGAAAGCCATACGCTATCGGAATCATGGGCAATCCGAAAGATATTGATCTGAAAAGATTAGAGAAATATGGCAAGGTGGTAAAAGTCAATGAACGCAAGTTGTTCAATACAAAAGACACAATGTTCTGA
- a CDS encoding trimeric intracellular cation channel family protein has protein sequence MPTFVQILDFIGTFAFAISGIRLASAKRFDWFGAYVVGFVTAIGGGTIRDLLLDVTPGWMTDPIYLICTGLALLWVIFFGKYLIHLHNTFFIFDSIGLALFTVVGVGKSLALGYPFWVAIIMGSITGAAGGVIRDVFINEIPLIFRKEIYAMACVVGGTAYWGCSLWGLEPFLCQIVGGVTVFITRILAVKYKICLPTLSGAEE, from the coding sequence ATGCCAACATTTGTTCAAATACTCGATTTTATAGGTACATTTGCTTTTGCTATCAGTGGCATACGCTTGGCTTCGGCAAAGCGTTTTGACTGGTTCGGAGCATACGTTGTAGGGTTTGTTACCGCTATTGGTGGTGGTACGATACGTGATTTGCTACTGGATGTCACTCCCGGCTGGATGACTGATCCTATCTATCTGATCTGTACGGGACTTGCTTTGCTGTGGGTTATCTTCTTCGGAAAGTATCTTATTCATTTGCACAATACGTTTTTTATTTTCGACAGTATAGGTTTGGCACTCTTTACAGTGGTAGGTGTGGGCAAGAGTCTTGCGCTGGGATATCCGTTTTGGGTAGCCATTATCATGGGTAGCATTACCGGTGCGGCCGGAGGTGTGATACGTGATGTATTTATTAATGAGATTCCTTTGATTTTCCGAAAGGAGATTTATGCAATGGCGTGTGTGGTGGGTGGAACCGCTTATTGGGGGTGCAGCCTTTGGGGATTGGAGCCTTTTCTTTGCCAGATTGTGGGCGGGGTGACGGTATTTATTACCCGAATCTTGGCTGTGAAGTATAAGATTTGCTTGCCCACTCTTTCGGGAGCTGAGGAATAG